A window of the Rhodoferax sp. GW822-FHT02A01 genome harbors these coding sequences:
- a CDS encoding FAD-binding oxidoreductase, producing the protein MPPIAQDTFLHTLRAIVGDAHVLTEGDLSAWELDWRKRQRGKALAVVRPATTEEVAAVIKACVASGISVVPQGGNTGMVVGSTPDASGTQLVLSLTRMNKIRTLDAANLTVTVEAGCVLQTLQQACEAQGFLFPLSLAAEGSCTIGGNLGTNAGGTQVVRYGNTRELCLGLEVVTAQGEIWSGLTGLRKDNTGYDLRHLFIGSEGTLGVITAATMKMVPMPAAMLTAFASVPSLDAAVELLGLAHKTLSAGLTGFEVMGDFALSLVRKHFPQQHIPFDGEDPYCVVLEVSDHDSEAHARTLLETLLEEALQDGCVLDAVVAESLAQARALWHIRESIPLAQAQEGLNIKHDISIAVSRIPDFVRETDAQIAQAFPGARMVAYGHLGDGNLHYNVQAPEGSDAEAFLRDQEKPMNALVYDQVDRYNGSISAEHGIGSLKREKLAEHKSPVALGLMRSIKQALDPQNLMNPGRMLKP; encoded by the coding sequence ATGCCCCCTATTGCACAAGACACCTTTTTGCACACCCTGCGCGCCATCGTGGGCGATGCCCACGTCCTCACCGAAGGTGATCTGAGCGCCTGGGAACTGGACTGGCGCAAGCGACAGCGGGGCAAGGCCCTGGCCGTGGTGCGGCCTGCCACTACAGAGGAAGTGGCTGCCGTGATCAAGGCCTGTGTCGCATCCGGCATCAGCGTGGTGCCGCAAGGCGGCAACACCGGCATGGTCGTGGGGTCGACGCCGGACGCCAGCGGCACCCAGCTCGTACTGAGCCTGACCCGCATGAACAAGATACGTACCCTGGACGCCGCCAATCTGACGGTGACCGTGGAAGCTGGCTGTGTGTTGCAGACTTTGCAGCAGGCCTGTGAAGCCCAAGGTTTCCTGTTCCCCTTGAGCCTGGCGGCTGAGGGCAGCTGCACCATAGGCGGCAATCTGGGCACCAATGCGGGAGGCACCCAGGTCGTGCGCTACGGCAATACGCGCGAACTCTGCCTGGGCCTGGAAGTGGTGACGGCGCAGGGCGAGATCTGGAGCGGCCTCACCGGTTTGCGCAAGGACAACACCGGCTACGACTTGCGCCACCTGTTCATTGGCTCGGAAGGCACGCTGGGCGTGATCACCGCAGCCACCATGAAGATGGTGCCCATGCCGGCGGCCATGCTCACCGCTTTTGCTTCGGTGCCTTCGCTGGATGCGGCGGTCGAGCTGCTGGGTCTGGCCCACAAGACGCTGAGCGCTGGCTTGACCGGTTTTGAAGTCATGGGCGACTTTGCACTCAGCCTGGTGCGCAAACACTTCCCGCAGCAGCACATTCCCTTTGACGGCGAAGACCCGTATTGCGTGGTGCTGGAGGTGTCCGACCACGACTCCGAAGCCCACGCGCGCACCCTGCTGGAAACCCTGCTGGAGGAAGCCCTGCAAGACGGCTGCGTGCTGGATGCCGTGGTGGCCGAAAGCCTGGCCCAGGCCCGTGCGCTCTGGCATATCCGCGAAAGTATTCCCCTGGCCCAGGCCCAGGAAGGACTGAACATCAAGCACGACATCTCCATCGCGGTGTCGCGCATTCCCGACTTTGTGCGCGAGACCGATGCGCAGATCGCGCAGGCCTTTCCTGGCGCGCGCATGGTGGCCTATGGCCACCTGGGGGACGGCAATCTGCACTACAACGTGCAAGCCCCCGAAGGCAGCGATGCCGAGGCCTTCCTGCGCGACCAGGAAAAGCCCATGAATGCCCTGGTCTATGACCAGGTGGACCGCTACAATGGCTCCATCTCCGCCGAACACGGCATCGGCAGCCTCAAGCGCGAAAAACTCGCAGAGCACAAATCCCCCGTAGCCCTGGGCCTGATGCGCAGCATCAAGCAGGCACTGGACCCACAGAACCTGATGAACCCCGGCCGCATGCTCAAACCCTGA
- the glnA gene encoding type I glutamate--ammonia ligase: protein MAKTVADVMKMVKESEVKFVDFRFTDTRGKEQHVTVPISAFNEDKFVSGHAFDGSSVAGWKGIEASDMQLMPDANTANIDPFFEETTLFLQCDVVEPSDGKAYDRDPRSIAKRAEAYLKASGLGDTAYFGPEPEFFIFDGVRWTNEPGKVFFEIEEYEAPWNSGAKLEGGNRGHRPTVKGGYFPVPPVDSTQDMRAEMSLILESLGIPVEVFHHEVAGAGQNEIGTKFSTLVERADWTQVLKYVVWNVANAYGKTATFMPKPYAGDNGSGMHVHQSIWKDGKNLFAGDGYAGLSDFALYYIGGIIKHARALNGITNPGTNSYKRLVPGFEAPVKLAYSAKNRSASIRIPFVANPKGRRVEARFPDPSANPYLCFSALMMAGLDGVENKIHPGEAATKDLYHLPPEEDALVPTVCHSLDQALDYLDKDRAFLTKGGVFTDSMLDAYIDLKMQEVTRFRMAPHPVEYDMYYSL, encoded by the coding sequence ATGGCCAAGACCGTCGCAGACGTGATGAAGATGGTAAAAGAAAGCGAAGTCAAGTTTGTTGACTTCCGTTTTACCGATACCCGTGGCAAGGAGCAGCACGTCACTGTGCCAATCTCCGCCTTTAACGAAGACAAATTTGTTTCCGGCCATGCTTTTGACGGTTCTTCCGTCGCCGGCTGGAAGGGCATTGAAGCATCGGACATGCAGCTCATGCCCGACGCCAACACCGCCAACATCGACCCTTTCTTTGAAGAAACCACGCTGTTCCTGCAGTGTGACGTGGTTGAGCCCAGCGACGGCAAGGCCTATGACCGTGACCCCCGCTCCATCGCCAAGCGCGCTGAAGCCTACCTCAAGGCTTCCGGCCTGGGCGACACGGCCTACTTTGGTCCGGAACCCGAATTCTTCATTTTTGACGGCGTGCGTTGGACCAACGAACCCGGCAAGGTGTTCTTCGAAATCGAAGAGTACGAAGCTCCCTGGAACAGCGGCGCCAAGCTCGAAGGTGGCAACCGCGGTCACCGTCCCACGGTTAAGGGCGGCTACTTCCCCGTTCCCCCGGTGGACAGCACGCAAGACATGCGCGCTGAAATGTCCCTGATCCTCGAATCCCTGGGCATTCCAGTTGAAGTGTTCCACCACGAAGTGGCTGGCGCTGGCCAAAACGAAATCGGTACCAAGTTCAGCACCCTGGTTGAGCGTGCCGACTGGACCCAAGTCCTGAAGTACGTGGTCTGGAACGTGGCAAATGCCTACGGCAAGACCGCCACCTTCATGCCCAAGCCCTACGCTGGCGACAACGGCTCCGGCATGCACGTGCACCAGTCCATCTGGAAAGACGGCAAGAACCTGTTTGCTGGTGACGGCTATGCCGGTCTGTCGGACTTCGCGCTGTACTACATCGGCGGCATCATCAAGCACGCCCGCGCCCTGAACGGCATCACCAACCCTGGCACCAACAGCTACAAGCGCTTGGTTCCTGGATTCGAAGCCCCAGTGAAGCTGGCTTACTCTGCCAAGAACCGTTCTGCCTCCATCCGTATCCCGTTTGTGGCGAACCCCAAGGGCCGTCGCGTGGAAGCCCGCTTCCCCGATCCTTCTGCCAACCCCTACCTGTGCTTCTCTGCACTGATGATGGCGGGTCTGGACGGCGTGGAAAACAAGATTCACCCCGGCGAAGCTGCCACCAAGGACCTGTACCATCTGCCTCCCGAGGAAGATGCACTGGTGCCAACCGTGTGCCACAGCCTCGATCAGGCGCTGGACTACCTGGACAAGGACCGTGCGTTCCTGACCAAGGGTGGCGTGTTCACCGATTCCATGCTGGATGCCTACATCGATCTGAAGATGCAGGAAGTGACCCGCTTCCGTATGGCACCCCATCCGGTGGAATACGACATGTACTACTCCCTGTAA
- a CDS encoding bifunctional metallophosphatase/5'-nucleotidase produces MKKCAPADQSVYSPMAALRAVRISMALAALVTLLCATLVPAARADEPVHVSLIAINDFHGNILPPAGSVLMPDAANASGTRVAAGGAAYLASLVRELRAQNPGRTLVVGAGDLVGATPLASGLFHDEPTIEVLNQIGLDISSVGNHEFDKGRKELLRLQNGGCYPRAEDGSTGIVGKDTCMNAGGFPGARFQYLAANVVDTRTEQTLLPATALREVGGVKIGFIGLTLRATPSVVTPAGVVGLRFVSEVATVNKLAPQLKAQGAAAVVVLIHQGGQTGARTVQDKTCPDFSGPILDLADGFDSAVDVVVSGHTHQEYVCTRPDGKLVTQTGFYGRLLTRIDLQIDAMARKVVAKDANNFVVLNGAVVKDINGNPLPLPQGAKALEPDPQVEAIVRRYGDLTAPLSEMEVGRLTAPLERRTNAAGESTLGALIADAFLAGTSDSSYGDKPAQIAFTNPGGLRSDLTSSLTVTFGQLFNVLPFNNTLVTMDLTGAQILRLLEQQWERPQPAGGRVLPVSQGFSYVWDASKPEGAAPGTGHRVVPGSMRLNGEPMEMDKLYRVTVNSFMASGGDAFNVFKSGRNVQEGDNDLAVTKLYLRVKGLVQPPVMGRIQRLN; encoded by the coding sequence ATGAAGAAGTGCGCGCCTGCAGACCAGTCTGTTTACTCTCCCATGGCAGCCTTGCGCGCTGTGCGCATTTCCATGGCGCTTGCGGCACTGGTCACGTTGCTCTGCGCCACTCTGGTGCCTGCTGCTCGGGCCGACGAGCCGGTGCATGTGTCGCTGATCGCCATCAATGATTTCCACGGCAATATCCTGCCGCCCGCAGGCAGCGTGCTGATGCCTGACGCTGCCAATGCCAGCGGCACACGCGTGGCTGCAGGAGGCGCTGCCTATCTGGCCAGTCTGGTGCGAGAACTGCGCGCGCAAAACCCCGGGCGCACGCTGGTGGTGGGGGCGGGGGACCTGGTGGGGGCCACGCCGCTGGCCTCCGGCCTGTTCCATGACGAACCCACCATCGAGGTGCTCAACCAGATCGGGCTGGACATCTCCAGCGTGGGCAACCACGAATTCGACAAGGGGCGCAAGGAGTTGCTTCGCTTGCAAAATGGTGGCTGCTATCCCCGCGCCGAGGATGGCAGCACCGGGATCGTGGGCAAGGACACCTGCATGAACGCAGGTGGCTTTCCGGGTGCCCGGTTCCAATACTTGGCGGCCAATGTGGTAGACACCCGCACCGAGCAGACGCTGCTGCCCGCCACCGCCTTGCGCGAAGTTGGCGGCGTGAAGATTGGTTTCATCGGCCTGACGTTGCGCGCTACGCCGTCGGTGGTGACACCCGCAGGTGTGGTGGGCCTGCGTTTTGTGAGCGAGGTGGCAACGGTCAACAAGCTGGCACCCCAGTTGAAGGCGCAAGGCGCAGCTGCAGTCGTGGTGCTGATTCACCAGGGCGGGCAAACCGGTGCGCGCACGGTCCAAGACAAGACCTGTCCGGATTTCAGCGGCCCTATTCTCGATCTGGCCGACGGGTTTGACTCAGCCGTGGATGTGGTGGTCAGCGGCCATACCCATCAGGAATACGTGTGCACCCGGCCGGACGGAAAGCTGGTCACGCAGACCGGCTTCTATGGCCGCCTGCTCACACGTATCGACTTGCAGATCGACGCCATGGCCCGCAAGGTGGTGGCCAAGGACGCCAACAACTTCGTCGTGCTCAATGGGGCGGTGGTCAAGGACATCAATGGCAATCCGCTGCCATTGCCCCAAGGCGCCAAGGCGCTGGAGCCCGACCCGCAGGTGGAGGCCATTGTGCGACGTTACGGTGACCTGACCGCACCGCTGTCCGAGATGGAAGTGGGGCGCCTGACCGCGCCGCTGGAACGCCGCACCAATGCAGCGGGCGAAAGCACCCTGGGTGCGCTGATTGCCGATGCCTTTCTGGCGGGAACGTCCGACAGCAGCTACGGCGACAAGCCTGCACAGATCGCCTTTACCAATCCAGGTGGACTGCGCAGCGATCTCACCAGCAGTCTCACCGTCACTTTCGGACAGCTGTTCAATGTGCTGCCCTTCAACAACACCCTGGTTACCATGGATCTGACGGGCGCACAAATCCTGCGTTTGCTGGAGCAGCAATGGGAGCGGCCCCAACCCGCAGGTGGGCGCGTTCTGCCCGTGTCGCAGGGTTTCAGCTATGTGTGGGATGCCAGCAAGCCCGAAGGGGCCGCACCGGGGACCGGCCACCGCGTGGTGCCCGGCTCCATGCGCCTGAACGGTGAGCCCATGGAGATGGACAAGCTCTACCGCGTCACGGTCAACAGCTTCATGGCCAGTGGCGGTGACGCCTTCAATGTGTTCAAGAGCGGCCGCAATGTGCAGGAAGGTGACAATGACCTGGCCGTGACCAAGCTCTACCTGCGCGTCAAGGGCCTTGTCCAACCGCCGGTGATGGGGCGCATCCAGCGGCTGAACTGA
- the xth gene encoding exodeoxyribonuclease III, with protein MKYATWNVNSLSVRLPQVLDWLATNPVDVLVLQELKMTDDKFPFESFAQAGYEAHCFGQKTYNGVALLSRSPVSDVVKNIPGFDDDMARVITGTVGEGVQAVRVVGAYFPNGQAPGTDKFEYKMEWLKGLRNWLKAELVTHPRLLLMGDYNITFDDLDVWDPVGMRDQIHCTEEERYQLRALIALGLTDSLRLFEQPPKSYSWWDYRDMAFRRNRGLRIDHILVSNALKPQVTACTIDKTPRKNERPSDHAPVIVEINSL; from the coding sequence ATGAAATACGCCACCTGGAACGTGAACTCCCTGAGCGTGCGGCTGCCGCAAGTGCTGGACTGGCTGGCCACCAACCCGGTGGATGTGCTGGTGCTGCAGGAACTCAAGATGACCGACGACAAGTTCCCGTTCGAGTCGTTTGCCCAGGCTGGCTATGAGGCGCATTGCTTTGGCCAAAAGACCTACAACGGTGTGGCCTTGCTGTCGCGCTCGCCGGTCAGCGATGTGGTGAAAAACATCCCTGGCTTTGACGACGACATGGCCCGTGTGATCACCGGCACCGTGGGCGAGGGTGTGCAGGCCGTGCGGGTCGTGGGCGCGTATTTCCCGAACGGCCAAGCACCGGGCACCGACAAGTTCGAATACAAGATGGAATGGCTCAAGGGCCTGCGCAACTGGCTCAAGGCGGAACTGGTGACGCACCCTCGTCTGCTGCTCATGGGTGACTACAACATCACGTTTGACGACCTGGATGTGTGGGACCCGGTAGGCATGCGCGACCAGATCCATTGCACCGAGGAAGAACGCTACCAGCTGCGCGCACTGATCGCACTGGGATTGACCGACAGCCTGCGCCTGTTCGAGCAACCGCCCAAGAGCTACAGCTGGTGGGACTACCGCGACATGGCGTTCCGGCGCAACCGCGGTCTGCGCATCGACCATATCCTGGTGAGCAATGCGCTCAAACCGCAGGTGACGGCCTGCACGATTGACAAGACGCCGCGCAAGAATGAGCGCCCCAGCGACCACGCTCCCGTGATCGTGGAGATCAACTCACTCTAG
- a CDS encoding dihydrofolate reductase encodes MKLHLIFARSRNGVIGKDNALPWHLPEDMAHFKRTTLGCPVIMGRKTWDSLPPRFRPLPGRANVVVTRQADWQEAGALRADSLQAALALCGIAENAWVIGGAQMYALALPLAASAVITEIDVDVEGDAFAPTFDATWRETAREEHVAANGLSYRLITLEHNTGV; translated from the coding sequence ATGAAGCTGCACCTCATCTTCGCCCGCAGCCGCAACGGCGTCATCGGCAAGGACAACGCCTTGCCCTGGCATCTGCCGGAAGACATGGCGCATTTCAAGCGCACCACCCTGGGCTGCCCGGTCATCATGGGCCGCAAGACCTGGGATTCGCTACCACCCCGTTTCCGCCCCCTGCCCGGCCGCGCCAATGTGGTGGTGACGCGCCAAGCCGACTGGCAAGAGGCAGGCGCATTGCGCGCCGATTCATTGCAAGCCGCCTTAGCCTTGTGCGGCATCGCCGAAAACGCCTGGGTCATAGGCGGCGCGCAAATGTATGCACTGGCACTGCCCCTGGCCGCCTCGGCGGTGATTACCGAGATCGATGTGGATGTTGAAGGCGACGCATTTGCCCCTACATTCGATGCGACATGGCGGGAGACTGCCCGCGAAGAACACGTGGCAGCCAACGGGCTGTCATATCGTTTGATTACCCTAGAACACAACACAGGAGTTTGA
- the glnL gene encoding nitrogen regulation protein NR(II), translating into MSVYQSFDLLATLVTVVDRDGLVLFSNAALEDVLGISRRSIVGSVFADAFTEPSQLQNALEGASENEFAALRYDAWLKRVGYEAMPVHVIVTRTDLGDEIVVEMVPLEQQARQDREERLMEQAQTNKELIRNLAHEIKNPLGGIRGAAQLLELEIDSPELTEYTQVIIHEADRLQSLVDRLLAPHRRPHLVGDVNIHEVCERVRSLILAEFPKGLRVLRDYDTSIPEFRGDREQLIQTVLNIAHNAAQALSERIADGDAELTFITRVVRQITFGKQRYRLALELHVIDNGPGVPDSIKDRIFYPLVSGREGGSGLGLTLAQTFVQQHHGSIEVDSVPGRTDFKILIPLP; encoded by the coding sequence GTGTCTGTCTACCAGTCGTTTGACTTGCTGGCTACCCTGGTCACGGTGGTTGACAGGGATGGTTTGGTCCTGTTCTCCAACGCGGCACTGGAGGATGTGCTGGGCATATCGCGCAGATCCATTGTTGGTTCCGTCTTTGCCGATGCCTTCACTGAGCCCAGCCAGTTGCAGAACGCGCTGGAGGGTGCCAGCGAGAATGAATTCGCCGCTCTACGCTACGACGCCTGGCTCAAGCGCGTGGGTTACGAGGCAATGCCCGTGCATGTCATCGTCACCCGTACCGACCTGGGTGACGAAATCGTGGTGGAGATGGTGCCGCTGGAGCAGCAGGCAAGGCAAGACCGTGAAGAGCGGCTGATGGAGCAGGCGCAGACCAACAAGGAACTCATCCGCAATCTGGCACACGAAATCAAGAACCCGCTGGGCGGAATCCGCGGTGCGGCACAGTTGCTGGAGCTTGAGATCGATTCACCGGAACTCACCGAATACACGCAGGTCATCATTCACGAGGCCGATCGTCTGCAGAGTCTGGTGGACCGCTTGCTGGCTCCGCACCGCAGACCCCATCTGGTAGGTGACGTGAACATCCACGAAGTGTGCGAGCGTGTGCGCTCTCTCATACTGGCTGAGTTCCCCAAAGGTCTGCGTGTGTTACGCGACTATGACACCTCCATTCCCGAGTTCCGCGGGGACCGTGAGCAATTGATACAAACAGTGCTCAACATCGCGCACAACGCTGCGCAAGCACTCAGTGAACGCATTGCCGACGGTGATGCAGAGCTGACATTCATCACGCGTGTTGTAAGGCAAATAACATTTGGTAAGCAGCGCTACCGGTTGGCATTGGAATTGCATGTCATCGACAACGGACCTGGCGTGCCAGATTCGATCAAGGACCGCATTTTCTATCCGCTGGTGTCGGGCAGAGAAGGCGGTTCTGGCCTGGGACTGACATTGGCGCAAACCTTTGTTCAACAGCACCATGGTTCGATCGAAGTTGATAGCGTGCCCGGCCGTACGGACTTCAAGATTCTGATTCCGTTACCGTAA
- a CDS encoding DUF4337 domain-containing protein, with product MSEGGFHVHGPHDHELEHAVQGGHGDHGKGGGMINQIAMFTAIIATVGAIFSYMGGATQANAGLFKNNAALKKAEASNQWNYFQAKSTKQSLAELARDLAPEAKQPTYQAKIDRYEKEKAEIKVAAEKLEGEATEWDHQSDEQMHQHHRWAQATTVLQVAIALAAIALLTKKKWLEYAMFGVGGLGVIVGGLAAMHL from the coding sequence ATGTCTGAAGGTGGATTTCACGTGCATGGCCCCCACGACCATGAGCTGGAGCATGCGGTGCAAGGCGGCCATGGCGACCATGGCAAAGGCGGCGGCATGATCAACCAGATCGCGATGTTCACTGCCATCATCGCCACGGTGGGTGCCATCTTTTCCTACATGGGCGGCGCAACCCAGGCCAACGCGGGACTGTTCAAGAACAACGCGGCGCTCAAGAAAGCCGAAGCCTCCAATCAGTGGAACTACTTCCAGGCCAAGAGCACCAAGCAGTCCCTGGCCGAGCTAGCGCGCGATCTGGCCCCGGAAGCCAAGCAGCCCACCTACCAGGCCAAGATAGACCGTTACGAAAAAGAGAAAGCCGAGATCAAGGTTGCTGCGGAAAAGCTCGAGGGCGAAGCCACCGAGTGGGACCACCAGAGCGATGAGCAGATGCACCAGCACCACCGCTGGGCACAAGCCACCACGGTGCTCCAGGTGGCTATTGCGCTGGCTGCCATTGCCCTGCTGACCAAGAAGAAATGGCTGGAGTACGCCATGTTTGGCGTGGGCGGATTGGGTGTGATCGTGGGTGGCCTGGCTGCGATGCACCTGTAG
- a CDS encoding DUF2069 domain-containing protein, which yields MFIAPSSPPLVPSTTATVSASRWLALGSLLGLVVLGLLWELWLSPLRPGGSWLALKVLPLCIPIAGILKNRMYTYRWVSLMVWLYFIEGVVRAWGDKAPGNYLAMLETALCLVLFVACTLHVRARQRNAKFATAQTADQQPA from the coding sequence ATGTTCATTGCCCCCTCTTCCCCTCCCCTCGTTCCCAGTACCACCGCCACCGTGAGTGCCAGCCGCTGGCTTGCCTTGGGCAGTCTGCTCGGTCTGGTGGTGCTGGGCTTGCTCTGGGAGCTGTGGCTCAGCCCCTTGCGCCCCGGCGGCAGCTGGTTGGCACTCAAGGTGTTGCCCCTGTGCATACCCATTGCCGGGATTCTGAAAAACCGCATGTACACCTACCGTTGGGTCAGCCTGATGGTGTGGCTGTATTTCATCGAAGGCGTGGTGCGCGCCTGGGGCGACAAGGCCCCGGGCAACTACCTTGCCATGCTGGAAACCGCCTTGTGCCTGGTGCTGTTCGTGGCCTGCACCCTGCACGTGCGCGCACGCCAGCGCAATGCCAAATTTGCCACCGCACAGACTGCGGACCAGCAGCCTGCCTGA
- a CDS encoding thymidylate synthase, with amino-acid sequence MTNPQTQRPVRSQYEDFMRHVYTTGVQKTDRTGTGTRSVFGYQMRFDLNEGFPLVTTKKVHLRSIIQELLWFLTGSSNNNWLKERGVSIWDEWAKPDGDLGPVYGVQWRSWPTPDGGHIDQISELVKTLKTNPDSRRMIVSAWNVADLSKMALMPCHAFFQFYVAPGENPGDKGRLSCQLYQRSADILLGVPFNIASYALLTHMLAQQCDLEVGDFIWTGGDCHIYSNHHEQVEEQLSRAPFPYPTLHIKRKPDSIFDYAYEDFEVLDYQSHAAIKAPVAV; translated from the coding sequence ATGACAAACCCGCAAACCCAGCGCCCCGTGCGCTCCCAATACGAAGATTTCATGCGCCACGTGTACACCACGGGCGTCCAGAAGACCGACCGCACCGGTACCGGTACGCGCAGCGTGTTTGGCTACCAGATGCGCTTTGACCTAAATGAAGGCTTTCCCCTGGTCACCACCAAGAAGGTGCACCTGCGCTCCATCATCCAGGAGCTGCTTTGGTTCCTGACCGGCTCCAGCAACAACAACTGGCTCAAGGAACGCGGCGTATCCATCTGGGACGAGTGGGCCAAGCCGGATGGCGACTTGGGCCCGGTGTACGGCGTGCAGTGGCGCAGCTGGCCCACACCGGACGGTGGCCACATCGACCAGATCAGCGAGCTGGTCAAGACGCTCAAGACCAACCCCGATTCGCGCCGCATGATTGTGAGCGCCTGGAACGTGGCTGACCTCTCCAAGATGGCGCTCATGCCCTGCCATGCGTTCTTCCAGTTCTATGTGGCACCCGGCGAAAATCCCGGCGACAAAGGGCGCCTGAGCTGCCAGCTCTACCAGCGCAGCGCCGATATCCTGCTGGGCGTGCCTTTCAACATCGCCAGCTATGCGCTGCTGACCCATATGCTGGCCCAGCAATGTGACTTGGAGGTGGGCGACTTCATCTGGACCGGTGGCGACTGCCACATCTACAGCAACCACCATGAACAGGTAGAAGAACAGCTCAGCCGCGCGCCATTCCCCTACCCCACACTGCACATCAAGCGCAAACCCGACTCGATCTTTGACTACGCCTACGAGGACTTTGAAGTGCTGGACTACCAGAGCCACGCCGCCATCAAGGCGCCTGTGGCCGTGTGA
- the ntrC gene encoding nitrogen regulation protein NR(I): MKPIWIVDDDQSIRFVLEKALLREHLPTRSFSNTRDVLAALSTAAEDEGPQILVSDIRMPGGSGLELLEKVKAKYPGLPVIIMTAFSDLDSAVSAFQGGAFEYLPKPFDLTKAVELIRRAVEESQREEVSEERMAETPEMLGQAPAMQDVFRAIGRLSQSNVTVLITGESGSGKELVARALHKHSPRASGPFVAINTAAIPKDLLESELFGHERGAFTGAQTMRRGRFEQADGGTLFLDEIGDMPFELQTRLLRVLSDGHFYRVGGHSAVKTNVRVIAATHQDLEQRVKEGVFREDLFHRLNVIRLRLPALRERKEDVAMLTRHFLQQSAKQLGVEPKRISEAALTWLEGFAFPGNVRQLENLCHWLTVMAPAQLIEPKDLPPEVGVARTDQSPKVPVAPGAGIAPVVATIPAGDAPMAATSAVALVAPVQTEVVQGWETGLEGEAIALLSSGRLDVWDELTKRFESRLILAALASTKGRRIEAAHKLGIGRNTITRKIQELGLE, encoded by the coding sequence ATGAAGCCGATTTGGATCGTTGATGATGACCAATCCATACGCTTCGTGCTTGAGAAAGCACTGCTAAGAGAGCATTTGCCCACGCGCAGTTTTTCCAATACACGTGACGTTCTGGCGGCGCTATCGACCGCGGCCGAAGACGAAGGCCCGCAGATTCTGGTGAGTGACATCCGCATGCCGGGTGGCTCTGGCCTGGAATTGCTGGAAAAGGTCAAGGCCAAGTATCCCGGCTTGCCGGTGATCATCATGACTGCGTTCTCCGATCTGGACAGCGCTGTCAGCGCTTTTCAGGGCGGTGCCTTCGAGTACCTGCCCAAGCCATTTGATTTGACCAAAGCCGTCGAACTGATTCGCCGCGCCGTGGAAGAAAGCCAGCGCGAAGAGGTCAGTGAAGAGCGCATGGCCGAAACGCCCGAGATGCTGGGGCAGGCTCCCGCCATGCAGGACGTGTTCCGTGCCATTGGACGCCTGTCGCAGAGCAACGTCACGGTGCTCATCACTGGCGAGTCAGGCTCCGGCAAGGAACTGGTGGCGCGTGCACTGCACAAGCATTCACCGCGTGCCAGCGGTCCGTTTGTTGCCATCAACACCGCAGCCATTCCTAAGGACTTGCTGGAAAGCGAGCTGTTTGGCCATGAGCGAGGTGCCTTCACCGGTGCTCAGACCATGCGCCGTGGGCGTTTCGAACAGGCTGACGGCGGCACGCTGTTTCTGGACGAAATTGGCGACATGCCGTTCGAGTTGCAGACGCGTCTGTTGCGCGTGCTGTCCGACGGACATTTCTACCGCGTGGGCGGCCACAGCGCCGTCAAGACGAATGTGCGCGTCATTGCCGCTACGCACCAGGATCTGGAGCAGCGTGTCAAGGAAGGTGTATTCCGCGAAGACTTGTTCCACCGCCTCAACGTGATTCGCCTGCGCCTGCCTGCCTTGCGCGAGCGCAAGGAGGACGTGGCCATGCTGACCCGCCACTTCCTGCAGCAGAGCGCCAAGCAACTGGGTGTGGAGCCCAAGCGCATTTCTGAGGCCGCACTGACCTGGCTGGAAGGCTTTGCCTTTCCCGGCAACGTGCGCCAGTTGGAGAATCTGTGCCATTGGCTGACAGTGATGGCGCCGGCGCAGCTGATTGAACCCAAGGACTTGCCACCGGAGGTAGGTGTGGCCCGGACCGATCAGTCGCCCAAAGTGCCTGTAGCGCCCGGTGCCGGGATTGCGCCTGTGGTGGCAACCATTCCTGCAGGGGATGCCCCCATGGCTGCAACGTCCGCTGTCGCACTCGTAGCGCCGGTCCAGACCGAGGTGGTTCAGGGCTGGGAAACGGGTCTGGAAGGTGAGGCCATAGCCCTGCTGAGCTCGGGCCGATTGGACGTGTGGGATGAGCTGACCAAACGCTTTGAGTCACGCCTGATCCTGGCTGCGCTGGCCAGTACCAAGGGGCGGCGCATCGAGGCCGCCCACAAGCTGGGCATTGGCCGCAACACCATCACCCGCAAGATCCAGGAGCTGGGCCTAGAGTGA